TTTTACCcttaattcttttttatgattttcAATAAgactttttttttccttttgaATGTCATCTACAGTAACTGACTTAGcatctttaaaaaaaaataacaaaataaataagaaaggttataaaatttatacgttttatgtgaataataatttatgtGCTTACCGTTTTGTTCTTCGTTTAATTTTCTTCTTATGTTATATGTGTGCTTATAAGAACGACCTTCTTCGTCTTctacaaatataaaacataaatatgtaataatacatatatatatatatatatatatacatttttatttatatttatttatatagtGAGAATTATCACGTGGtataattttcataataacaaatatttatcgttttacaatatttaaataataccaatatccatattattataaacaCTATTAATTTGATCTTTTAATTCTACATTTTCTTCACAACGTTCATTCtgattttttaatttctgaaaagaaaaaagaaaaagaaaaggaaatataCACCAATTGTAATAtcacacatatatatatatatatatatatatatatatatatatatatacgtTTTTGTCATGTACCTTAAAATACTCAAATCGTTCATCTTCATCgtcttttattttatcatcaaAGGAATTATATGTTGACACACATTCTTGTAATTTCTTATACTTATCCTTTTTACTTTGcttgtttttttctttcttttggttgtatatatattcttcaaAGCTGGTCAAATCCTacaatgaaaaaaaaaaaaatatatatatatatatataaataaatttatatctacatttcttcatatattaGTAAATCCcctttttatattgattatttttcttaCATCTTTGAGCTCAATAATGtcctaaaaaaaaatatatatatatatat
The window above is part of the Plasmodium reichenowi strain SY57 chromosome Unknown, whole genome shotgun sequence genome. Proteins encoded here:
- a CDS encoding hypothetical protein (conserved Plasmodium protein, unknown function), with protein sequence DIIELKDDLTSFEEYIYNQKKEKNKQSKKDKYKKLQECVSTYNSFDDKIKDDEDERFEYFKKLKNQNERCEENVELKDQINSVYNNMDIEDEEGRSYKHTYNIRRKLNEEQNDAKSVTVDDIQKEKKSLIENHKKELR